The Altererythrobacter sp. ZODW24 genome window below encodes:
- a CDS encoding glycosyltransferase produces MVSILHISHSDEAGGAAIAARRMVEAQRAQGLDARMLVIERKGQRDFVEQAGNPGRVRLARMAAKRIARLGARKDKDGMRSLGFIASGLGAAIRDRSPDVVHWHWVGVESVSLAEMASTGIPCAWTCHDQWAFCGAEHYAPDRRFETGYAGAGSFDIDAMTFRRKHAAWTGWRPTLIAPSEWMAKEAHSSALFGDAPIVTIPNTVSTAIFVPSDKQEARVGLGLPADRKIVLFGADSGTVDPRKGFDLLMAALKTMPEPSREQIALATFGGSVRASGKMAGFDHIELGRFNSDEDVAQLYSAADVFVAPSRQDNLPNTMVEAQTCGLRSVAFDIGGMGDIIASPELGELVQPFDVGAFGAAILSAATTEYDRGAVHRRAAERFGAETVVRQCTAVYDRLIAERSAAS; encoded by the coding sequence ATGGTTAGCATCCTCCACATCAGCCATTCGGATGAAGCAGGCGGTGCAGCAATCGCGGCGCGGCGCATGGTTGAGGCGCAGCGCGCGCAGGGGCTTGATGCGCGAATGCTGGTGATCGAGCGCAAGGGACAGCGGGATTTTGTCGAACAGGCGGGCAATCCCGGCCGTGTTCGTCTCGCACGCATGGCCGCAAAGCGGATCGCTCGTTTGGGCGCGCGCAAAGACAAGGACGGCATGCGTTCGCTTGGATTTATCGCGTCAGGTTTGGGTGCAGCGATCCGTGACCGGTCCCCCGATGTCGTGCATTGGCACTGGGTTGGAGTGGAGAGTGTCTCTCTGGCCGAAATGGCTTCGACCGGCATTCCGTGTGCATGGACGTGTCACGATCAATGGGCGTTTTGTGGCGCTGAGCACTACGCACCGGATCGCCGCTTTGAGACTGGTTATGCCGGCGCGGGTTCGTTTGACATTGATGCGATGACTTTCAGACGTAAACACGCGGCTTGGACCGGATGGCGGCCAACGCTGATCGCTCCGAGCGAATGGATGGCCAAGGAGGCTCACAGCAGCGCGTTATTTGGCGATGCGCCCATTGTGACCATTCCCAACACTGTGAGTACGGCGATTTTTGTGCCGAGCGATAAGCAGGAGGCGCGCGTCGGGTTGGGGCTTCCAGCAGATCGCAAGATTGTGCTTTTTGGAGCAGACAGTGGAACGGTCGATCCTCGCAAGGGCTTTGACTTGCTGATGGCCGCGCTGAAAACTATGCCCGAACCAAGCCGCGAGCAGATCGCGCTTGCAACATTTGGCGGCAGTGTCCGCGCTTCGGGCAAGATGGCCGGCTTTGATCACATCGAGCTTGGTCGTTTTAATTCAGACGAAGATGTCGCGCAGTTATATTCTGCAGCTGATGTGTTTGTGGCGCCATCACGGCAAGACAATCTGCCCAACACTATGGTGGAGGCGCAGACATGCGGATTGCGGAGTGTGGCTTTCGATATCGGCGGCATGGGTGACATCATCGCTTCGCCGGAATTGGGCGAGTTAGTGCAGCCATTTGACGTGGGCGCGTTCGGAGCCGCTATCTTGTCGGCAGCGACGACTGAGTATGATCGCGGTGCTGTCCATCGACGTGCCGCAGAGCGCTTCGGCGCTGAAACGGTCGTCCGTCAATGCACAGCTGTTTATGACCGGCTGATCGCTGAGCGGAGCGCAGCATCGTGA